Within Leptospira brenneri, the genomic segment ATTCCGTATTTCTTTTTGAGTAAACCCAATTCTTTCAAAAAGTTATCTCTGACCTTTCCGCTCAGTTTACCTACATTTATACTAATACGGCTGACTCCAGATCCAACTCGGGGTGAAACGATTTCACCCCCCCTATTTTCTTTCCGTTTCAATAATTCTTCAAGGTTCTTCACTGAGAGAGGTTTCCCGCTGATCATCAGCTCCATCACTGACTTTTGGTCCAACCTAGCAATACTGCTAAGTTGTTTTACATACCTTCCGCTGTAACCTAACAATTCCGAAACTTCTTCTGCTGTTTTTCTCTTTTCTTTACGGAGAAACTGTATTGCCTTACCAACTTCCCAGGGATTTAAGTTTTTCCTTTTTTCATTTTCCGCGAGTGACATCTCATAACAAACATCTTCGTTTGCATCCGTTATGATTGCAGGAATTTCTTTCCATCCCAACTTGATTGCCGCTCGGTAACGACGTTCCCCAGCAACAATTAAATACTTACCTTTATCTTTTCTAACAAGAATTGGCTCAATCAACCCCAGCCTCTCCATAGAAGGCAAAAGGTCTGTTGTATCTTCACGACCAATTAAACGAGGTTGAGTTGGATTTGGATAAATCTGGTTAAGCTCCAAATGGGAAGGGTTCTTCTTTTTTTCAGAGTATGCAGAGATTAAATCTAAAGCTTGAAATTCAGTTTTTTTGGACATCGATTTTGTTTTTAACCTCTGTAGCAAGATCTCTAAAATTTTTCATAGTAGCTAAATCAATTTTTGCCAAAAACGACATCTTGGCCTGTGCCTGCGGAATGGCTTCTCGTCTTTGGATGACTGTTTCAAAAACCGGGAAATATTTTTTTACACCTTCCGCCAACCCAGCGAGAGCCTTCTGACCTTCATATTGGTTGAGTACGGCCCCTAATAATTTTAACCTTTGATTCGCTTTTTTCTGAATCTTTTGAAAGGTCTCATACAAATCTCTAATCCCTTGTAAACTAAAAGCGCGTGTTTGGATAGGAACCAAGATATAGTCAGCACAGATGAGTGCATTCTCTAGTATTAGACCAAGAGAAGGTGGACAATCTATAATTATAAAATCATATCTGGATCTAAGAGGAAGAATGGCTTCATTCAATAACTCAAAATCATCTCTCTCGTATGGTGTTGTTAAATTTGCAAGTTCCAATGTAGAAGGAAGTAAATCAAAATTTTCGCCGATGTTTCTAATCGCGGGAGAAATGTCTTTGGGTTTCTTGCCTCGATAACCTAAATAGTCCATAATGGAAGGAACATTCTCCTTTAAAAAAAGTTGAGTTGCGTTTGCTTGAGGATCCCAATCGATCAATAACACCTTATGACTTTCAGAAAGAGCTTCTGCGAGATAAAGGCTAATCGTGGTTTTCCCCTCCCCTCCTTTTTGATTTGATACTGCAATCACGTGACTATCTAATCCATCTGTTTCAGTGGGCTCAAAATATTTCACCAAAACCGACTGTTTAAATTCACCTGTTTTCCATCCCGGTATCTTCAGACTAGCCGCTTTAGTCGAAAAGTCCGTTGTCTTCAAACCAACGAATTTAGCTGCTTCTTCTTCCGTTAGCGTAGTTTCCGTTTTGCCCATAACCTTCCCAAAGAGTGCGTGAATCCACCCTGACTGTCAATTTAATTATGTCTCCTAGAGGTGAAATCATTTCACCCCTAGGTAATTTAAACCCAATAAAAGTATCCAAAGAGACGTTGAGTTAACTATCCCTTATTTAAATTTAGGAATTTACAACATACAGGTAAAGTAAAACCTACGCTGGTGCCCAAAATAACAAAGATTCCTCTTTTATTTTTAGTTCTGAGTCTTAACACAATCTCCGCGGAAGTAATCTGGGGTCCAACGATAGAACGTTCAGGAGGTGAATATATTTTTGAAACCGGCAACAAATATCCGAACCTATCCGGCATCAGAGGTGGTTCCAGGATTTCGTTTCCGAGAACTTTCTCATTATTCGGAATCCAAGGAATTTTAACGAAGGATCGACTGGAAATTAGTGGAGCACTAAAAACTACTGGGTGGTATCAAAAATCAGGAGAAGCTCGTGACGAAGATTTTTTTCTAGGCCCCGTCTCTACTGAAAATACTACAAATATAGCAACACGCGAATGGAGTTACAGAGACTCAGCAACTATCTATTCGGGTAGTCGTAACTTTGCTGATGGCAAAGGGAAATCAACAGTCTTTGAAAATCGAGCAGAACTTTTTGGTAGGTATTATTTCCAAACAGGTAATCCTAATTATTGGGTTGATGGCTCAGGTTTCTTTCTTTCTATGGGTGCCCGTTATTCCTATTTTAAATATGTCTTTTACGATGTGAATCAGTTCATCGAAGGTAATCCTGTGTTTTATGGTCCTATTGGAATGGGTTTAACTTTTTCAAACGATTTATGGGAATTCTTTACCGGTGGTGGGTATCGTTATTCAGCAGGTGATTTCTATCTAGATTTGAGTTTTATGCCATCTTTCGGAAGAATTAAAACAAGAGACTTCCATGTACAAAGATCGATTAATTTTTTTTCCGAAAACTATGGACTGGGTTGGGCATCAAAAGCTGAAGTTGGGTATAAAATGGGGCCCAGTTGGCTTAGTTATTTACGAATCAATCACAGACGTTTTTTTTCCGAAGGAAGATTCACATCCCAAGGTGGGTTAACTCGCGATGACTTAACTTCTAATTTAGTTAGTGGCTTCAAATCTCATATCAACATCAAAGATTTTTCCATCGAAATTGGGGTACTAAACAAACTAGATTGGTCCGGAACTGAGTCGGAAAATTTAGAAAAAGTTGCCCCTAAAACCGAGGAATAAAACTATCTAATATGTAATGGTAGATTTAAATATCGAAAGACGAATTACAAAAGGGCGAAACATTTCTCTTGTGGTTTATCAAAATGGTAAAGTGGTTTTAAAACATCCTGCCAAAGTTCCAAAAAAACAATTAGAAGAATTTATATCAGAGAAAAAAGACTGGATCCTTTCCAAACTCAAAGAACTACCCAAGGATATTCCTGAAAAACTAAGGTTCCAAGAAGGAGAAAAAGTCCATATCTTCGGGAACCCAATCTCCATTCATCTTAGTGAAAATAAAAACCGAGCTCCAATCAGTGAAACACTTCAAATTCCATATGGGAAAAATAATGAATCGAGAGCCCGGAAAGCAAAAGAGATTCTAAAAAAAATACTTTTAGAAAAAATAAACCCTTTAGTGGAATCTACTGCCACTAGTTTAAATACAAAGGTTAGTAAGATATCGATCAAAACCATGCGGTCTCTCTGGGGAAGTTGCAATTCAAAAAATCAAATCTCATTAAACTTAAGTTTAGTTCATTGCCCAGACACAATCATTGAATACATTGTATTACATGAGATAGCACATACCATAGAACACAACCATTCAGATAAATTTTGGAAAATTGTAGAGTCACAAAATCCAAACTACAAAGAAGCTGAAAAATGGTTAAAAGAAGTTGGGAAAAAATATATCTATTACCTAAATTAAATGAAAGAAAAAACCAAAGTATTATTTATCTGCCTAGGAAATATTTGTCGTTCTCCAGCTGCCCAAGGTGCATTGGAAAATCTGGTGAAACAAAAGAATTTAAATCATTCATTCGAAATTGATTCTTGTGGGACTTCCGGGTATCACGATGGAGATTTACCAGACCCAAGGACTAGGAAAGCGGCAGAAAAAAGAGGGATCCATCTAACTCATAGATCTAGAAAACTAACCATCAAAGATTTGAAGTATTTTGATTATTTATTGGTAATGGATGAAAACAATTTCAGAGATGTAATTAGTCTAACTAATGATGCCAAGGTTAAAGAAAAAATATATCTTTTTGGCCAGTTCAGGAGCGATCAAGGAGACCCCATTGTTCCAGATCCTTATTACAAAAATGAAACCGCTTTTGAAAAGGTTCAGGATCTTGTAGAGGATTGTTCTCTTGGTTTTCTAAATTTTTTAGGAGTATAAGACAAATGTCGCAAACAAAGAAAAAAGTATTAATTATAGGTGCAGGTTTTGGTGGTTTACAAGTTGTTAAAACACTAGCTAATCACAAAGCCTTTGACATTACTGTCGTTGATAAAAAAAACCATCACCTCTTTCAGCCACTCCTGTACCAAGTGGCAACTGCAGTGTTATCGCCTGCTGATATAGCAATTCCTTCAAGATCTATTACTACTAAATACAAAAATGTAAAAATCCTTCTTGGGGATGTAACCGAAATTGATTTCAAAAACCGCCAAATCAAATTCCAAGATAACACAGAAACTTATGACTACCTAATCATTGCTACTGGTGCCAAAACGAGTTACTTTGGGAACCAAAGTTGGAAAGAAAAAACTCTCGGTCTAAAAAACTTAAAAGATGCCTTAGCAATCAGAAGGAGGATCCTGCTTTCCTTCGAACAGGCAGAACTAATCGGTAATTACGAAAAAGCAAAAAGTTTTATGCATTATGTAATTATTGGAGGTGGACCTACGGGAGTAGAACTCGCAGGTTCCATTGCAGAACTATCACACAATATCATTAGAAAAGATTTTCGCAATATTGATTCCGGTATGACGAAGGTTACTCTCATCGAAGCAGGACCTAGGTTACTGACTGCCTTTAGCGAAAAATCAAGTTCCTTTACCAAAGAAAAACTAGAAAGTAGGGGAGTCGAAGTTTTAACAAACTCACCAGTTTTAGATATTACGGATACTGGTGTTGTATTAAAAGATAGAACCATAGAATCTAAAACAGTGATTTGGGCAGCAGGAGTTGAAGGATCAGACTTGGCCAAAAAATTACCACTTAACAAAGACAAGGCGAACAGAATCATTGTGGATGAGAATTGCAGAACAATAGAATTCCCTGAAGTATTTGTAATTGGAGATGCAGCAAACTATAGCCAAGGCCTCACAAGACCATTGCCAGGAGTCTCACCAGTGGCAATGCAACAGGGAAGATATGTTGCCAAAATCATAGATTCACTCGAGAAAAAAAAGCCGTTATCTCCATTTCAGTACTTTGATAAAGGGAATATGGCAACCATTGGAAGAACTGATGCAGTTGCTGAGTTTGGAAAAATTCGTTTAAAAGGAATCTTAGGTTGGCTCGGTTGGCTTTTTGTTCACCTTGTTTATCAAGTAGGGTTTAAAAATAAAGTCAGTACCTTACTCAGTTGGGTATGGAGTTATTTAACTTTCCGAGCCGGGTCACGACTTATCCAAGAAGAAATGGATGAACTCTCAATTCGATCTTAGGTAGTAACGATTTTTCTTCGATTCCGAGATACATTTTTTATAGGCAAGCTCAGTATTACCAATCCAAACGGTTGTATTGAGTTCAGTACCACCACTCGTAGTATGCCTTTCCAAAATCGGCAACATATAAAGATAACTTCTGTTTCTTGTATCGTCACAATCCTCTCGGAATTGATCCTCGCGAGATAGTTGAGAACATTGAAAGGTAAATAAAAATAAAATAAGAATCAAACGTATCATTTAGATTGTTCAAAGAGAGTTTTTAAGTTTAGTAATTCTAAATGATCTTCTTTGGAAAGCAAATTCTGATTAGAATTCAGAAACTGTATATCTTCCTCCGCTTTTTTCAGCTGCGTTTGTTTGTATTCAGGTTTATGGCTTACTTTGAGAGTGATCTCACCTTTGTATCCAGTTTCACCATTTGCTTCAAGGATGATAGACTTGGCTCGCTTTAAATACATAGGAAGAAGGTTCTGAATCAAAACACCTTGAGAATATTCGTTAATCCCGAAGGTTAATAAACTGATTTTTTTTCTATGGATCTCTGTCAATTCTGCTTTTTTTCCGCAATCTTCCAAACTGTTACATAAAGTCTTTGGTTTTGACTCTGATAAAAGTGTGTTTCCATAAAGAACGAAGAAAACAATAGGAAGAAAATGTTTCATGGAGAAATTGAATAAAAAATACAAAAAACAATCAAGTCTAAATCCAAAAGATAAATGTTTACAACGAAGAGGAATCGAAAACGCTTAGGTATATGTCACCGATTTCGATTCGCACAAAATTCCACTCAATCGAGGGAATCGAGTGGGGGAATCCACAAGGAACACCAATCCTTGCCTTCCATGGCTGGCTGGATAATGCGAATAGTTTTGCACCGCTTGCAAAGTATTTGTCCGATTATCGATTGATTTCTATCGATTTTCCTGGTCATGGGAAATCGAGTCATAAACCAGAAAATACTGTTTATTATTTTGCAGAATATGCTCTAGAAGTTGTTTCCATTGCCCAAGCTTTAGGTTTAGAAAATTTCATTTTGATGGCCCATTCCATGGGTGCCGCAGTATCAACATTAGTTGCCGGTACAGGATTGTTAAAAATTAAAAAACTTGTGCTCATTGAATCACTTGGTCCCCTCACTAATCTTTCCGAATCGGCACCTGAGATCCTTACAGAAGCAATCAAACAAATCCTTCATCCAAGAGGAAAAAAAGAAACATATTTTCCTAATATGGATTCAGCAGTAGCAGTTCGAATGCGAGCAGGTGACATGAAGGTGGAATCGGCAGAAATTTTGATGGAAAGGGGAATTGAGAAAACTCCCAAAGGTTTAAAACCAAGGCGAGATCTAAGACTTCATTATAATTCTTTTTTCCGATACACCGAAGAACAAATTGAATCCTTCTGTAACCATATCGAATGTCCGACCTTACTTATATTAGGTGATAAATCGGGGTTTCCCATAGCCGAAAAATATAAAAATAGAAAGGCTGCGGTAAAAAACCTAAAAGAAGTGATTTTACCTGGAGGCCATCACTTACATATGGATTCTCCCAAAGAAGTTTCTTCCGCTATTTTAGAATTTTTAGAAAATGACATTAAGGAGATTGAATGAATCAACCAATCGAGAATCCTTCCAAACATGGTTACGAAATCCACCACGATACTTGTTTTGGATGTGGGAAAGAAAATCCATTAGGACTAGTTGCGGATTTTACATTCCATGATGAAACCGGAGAAGTCAATTTTACATATAATTTTAAAAGAATGTATAATGGAGCACCTGGTTTTGTTCATGGTGGAATACTCTCCACCGTTTTGGATGAAGCTATGGGCGGATTATGTTTTCATCTAGGTTATATTGTCATGACAGATACAATGAGTTTTAAATTTCACAAAGCAACACCTGTCGAAAAAGATTTACTCGTTCGCGCCTGGCCAATTAAAAAAGCCAAACGTAAAGTTCTATTAGAATGTGAACTCACATCTCTGGATGGTGAAATTTTATATGTAAAAGGAGAGGGGGCCTTCCACATCCTTCCTCCACGTTTTTTCTCCGATAAATTAACGGGAGGAAAAATAGCGATTGCGAATGAATTGCTATCAGTAAATAAATTGAAACGCGCACATCTCTTCGATAGGATAGAAACATGAAACAAAAACTTCTCTACTTAATCTTAATCGCACTGACTTTTCATTGTTCCGGTGCTTCCGTAAAAGACGGGTCAGGTGACCAAGAATTCGAGTTAAAATTTTCTAAAGGGAAATGGATCCGCACAGAACGTTTCAAAAACTCTGGAGGAATCCGGGCAGTCGGAGAAGTAAAGGCAGAATGTGGTGGAGCAAAATGCACGGAAGATCAAGTTGCAAAATTTGCCGCACCTAAAATCAAATCGCTACCAAAACATGGGTCCTGGGAAGAATACATTCAGTTCGAACAACCAGGTTCCACTGCTGAAAATCCAAAATACAAATCTACTCTCGACCAAGTAGGGGACTACACCGACGGGAAAAAAATTGGGATTTGGAAAAAACCTGATCCCGAAAACACACAAAGGTTCCTCGCAGAAACTCCTTGGGTGGATGGAAAAAAAGAAGGGATCGCAAAAACTTTTGATAAACAAGGGGTCGTAACTTCTGAAACCACTTATGTCGATGATAAAAAAAATGGGCCTTACTATCGAAAGAATAACAAAGGTGAATGGGTAGAAAAAGGATCTTTTAAAGAAAACGAAGAAGATGGTGAATGGGCTTATTATTTCGTAGGTGCAGACGGAAACGGAATCAAAACAAAAGTTTCTTACATTAACGGATTAAAAAACGGTCAGGAAATTAATTATTACAAAGATGGAGTAGTAGAGTCTCAAGGTTCCTATTCTTCTGATATTCGCAATGGATTATGGAAGATGTTTGGATCCAAAGGAAATTTACTCGCAGAAGGGAACTATTCCAAAAAAGAAAATTCAGAAAATTTAGACATTAAGTATGAAAGAACAGGAATATGGAAAGAATACTATGCTGATGGAAAAGTATTCGGCACAGGTCCAAGAAAACATACAAGAACCGGTGAATGGAAATTCTATTATAAAAATGGGCAAGTCGGTTACCACGGAAACATGGCAAACGAAAGTATGTTAGAATCTGCTAAAGTATATGATAATACTGGCAAAATTCTCGGAGAAGGGAAACTATTCTTTTCACTTGTAAAAATTGATGAAGAAACACAAGATCTAAAATTAAACTATAAACCGAGTATTCCTTATACTTACTTTTATCCTTCCGGAAAAAAGAGAATC encodes:
- a CDS encoding NAD(P)/FAD-dependent oxidoreductase; translation: MSQTKKKVLIIGAGFGGLQVVKTLANHKAFDITVVDKKNHHLFQPLLYQVATAVLSPADIAIPSRSITTKYKNVKILLGDVTEIDFKNRQIKFQDNTETYDYLIIATGAKTSYFGNQSWKEKTLGLKNLKDALAIRRRILLSFEQAELIGNYEKAKSFMHYVIIGGGPTGVELAGSIAELSHNIIRKDFRNIDSGMTKVTLIEAGPRLLTAFSEKSSSFTKEKLESRGVEVLTNSPVLDITDTGVVLKDRTIESKTVIWAAGVEGSDLAKKLPLNKDKANRIIVDENCRTIEFPEVFVIGDAANYSQGLTRPLPGVSPVAMQQGRYVAKIIDSLEKKKPLSPFQYFDKGNMATIGRTDAVAEFGKIRLKGILGWLGWLFVHLVYQVGFKNKVSTLLSWVWSYLTFRAGSRLIQEEMDELSIRS
- a CDS encoding LIC20035 family adhesin, which encodes MKQKLLYLILIALTFHCSGASVKDGSGDQEFELKFSKGKWIRTERFKNSGGIRAVGEVKAECGGAKCTEDQVAKFAAPKIKSLPKHGSWEEYIQFEQPGSTAENPKYKSTLDQVGDYTDGKKIGIWKKPDPENTQRFLAETPWVDGKKEGIAKTFDKQGVVTSETTYVDDKKNGPYYRKNNKGEWVEKGSFKENEEDGEWAYYFVGADGNGIKTKVSYINGLKNGQEINYYKDGVVESQGSYSSDIRNGLWKMFGSKGNLLAEGNYSKKENSENLDIKYERTGIWKEYYADGKVFGTGPRKHTRTGEWKFYYKNGQVGYHGNMANESMLESAKVYDNTGKILGEGKLFFSLVKIDEETQDLKLNYKPSIPYTYFYPSGKKRIVIRSTDDATEYSEDGRELGKGPVEPQGRKMGCWTIGGKTEYYMLDKPMPKMTPSQCK
- a CDS encoding ParA family protein, whose amino-acid sequence is MGKTETTLTEEEAAKFVGLKTTDFSTKAASLKIPGWKTGEFKQSVLVKYFEPTETDGLDSHVIAVSNQKGGEGKTTISLYLAEALSESHKVLLIDWDPQANATQLFLKENVPSIMDYLGYRGKKPKDISPAIRNIGENFDLLPSTLELANLTTPYERDDFELLNEAILPLRSRYDFIIIDCPPSLGLILENALICADYILVPIQTRAFSLQGIRDLYETFQKIQKKANQRLKLLGAVLNQYEGQKALAGLAEGVKKYFPVFETVIQRREAIPQAQAKMSFLAKIDLATMKNFRDLATEVKNKIDVQKN
- a CDS encoding M48 family metallopeptidase, with translation MVDLNIERRITKGRNISLVVYQNGKVVLKHPAKVPKKQLEEFISEKKDWILSKLKELPKDIPEKLRFQEGEKVHIFGNPISIHLSENKNRAPISETLQIPYGKNNESRARKAKEILKKILLEKINPLVESTATSLNTKVSKISIKTMRSLWGSCNSKNQISLNLSLVHCPDTIIEYIVLHEIAHTIEHNHSDKFWKIVESQNPNYKEAEKWLKEVGKKYIYYLN
- a CDS encoding low molecular weight protein-tyrosine-phosphatase; amino-acid sequence: MKEKTKVLFICLGNICRSPAAQGALENLVKQKNLNHSFEIDSCGTSGYHDGDLPDPRTRKAAEKRGIHLTHRSRKLTIKDLKYFDYLLVMDENNFRDVISLTNDAKVKEKIYLFGQFRSDQGDPIVPDPYYKNETAFEKVQDLVEDCSLGFLNFLGV
- a CDS encoding ParB/RepB/Spo0J family partition protein; its protein translation is MSKKTEFQALDLISAYSEKKKNPSHLELNQIYPNPTQPRLIGREDTTDLLPSMERLGLIEPILVRKDKGKYLIVAGERRYRAAIKLGWKEIPAIITDANEDVCYEMSLAENEKRKNLNPWEVGKAIQFLRKEKRKTAEEVSELLGYSGRYVKQLSSIARLDQKSVMELMISGKPLSVKNLEELLKRKENRGGEIVSPRVGSGVSRISINVGKLSGKVRDNFLKELGLLKKKYGINE
- a CDS encoding PaaI family thioesterase produces the protein MNQPIENPSKHGYEIHHDTCFGCGKENPLGLVADFTFHDETGEVNFTYNFKRMYNGAPGFVHGGILSTVLDEAMGGLCFHLGYIVMTDTMSFKFHKATPVEKDLLVRAWPIKKAKRKVLLECELTSLDGEILYVKGEGAFHILPPRFFSDKLTGGKIAIANELLSVNKLKRAHLFDRIET
- a CDS encoding alpha/beta fold hydrolase, whose amino-acid sequence is MSPISIRTKFHSIEGIEWGNPQGTPILAFHGWLDNANSFAPLAKYLSDYRLISIDFPGHGKSSHKPENTVYYFAEYALEVVSIAQALGLENFILMAHSMGAAVSTLVAGTGLLKIKKLVLIESLGPLTNLSESAPEILTEAIKQILHPRGKKETYFPNMDSAVAVRMRAGDMKVESAEILMERGIEKTPKGLKPRRDLRLHYNSFFRYTEEQIESFCNHIECPTLLILGDKSGFPIAEKYKNRKAAVKNLKEVILPGGHHLHMDSPKEVSSAILEFLENDIKEIE
- a CDS encoding putative porin; protein product: MVPKITKIPLLFLVLSLNTISAEVIWGPTIERSGGEYIFETGNKYPNLSGIRGGSRISFPRTFSLFGIQGILTKDRLEISGALKTTGWYQKSGEARDEDFFLGPVSTENTTNIATREWSYRDSATIYSGSRNFADGKGKSTVFENRAELFGRYYFQTGNPNYWVDGSGFFLSMGARYSYFKYVFYDVNQFIEGNPVFYGPIGMGLTFSNDLWEFFTGGGYRYSAGDFYLDLSFMPSFGRIKTRDFHVQRSINFFSENYGLGWASKAEVGYKMGPSWLSYLRINHRRFFSEGRFTSQGGLTRDDLTSNLVSGFKSHINIKDFSIEIGVLNKLDWSGTESENLEKVAPKTEE